From a single Candidatus Omnitrophota bacterium genomic region:
- a CDS encoding elongation factor Tu: protein LIIPVALEKGLRFAIREGGHTVGAGAVSEVIA, encoded by the coding sequence ACTCATAATCCCCGTAGCCTTAGAGAAGGGCTTGCGCTTCGCCATACGCGAAGGCGGCCACACCGTAGGCGCGGGAGCGGTATCAGAGGTTATAGCGTAA
- the rpmG gene encoding 50S ribosomal protein L33, whose protein sequence is MQEQVIFECTTCKNHNYSSSKNKKNVTERIELKKYCRFCKKHTVHKEKK, encoded by the coding sequence ATGCAAGAGCAAGTGATTTTTGAATGCACGACCTGTAAGAACCATAATTATTCTTCGTCGAAGAATAAGAAGAACGTTACTGAGCGAATAGAACTGAAGAAATACTGCAGGTTCTGTAAGAAGCATACTGTCCACAAGGAAAAGAAATAG
- the secE gene encoding preprotein translocase subunit SecE, whose amino-acid sequence MKAIENVKTFLNEVRAEMKKVSWSSRQELVASAWIVIVSVLVFTVILGFFDFSFSKIVHLILKQGL is encoded by the coding sequence ATGAAAGCGATAGAAAACGTAAAAACATTTTTGAACGAAGTGAGGGCCGAGATGAAGAAGGTCTCGTGGTCGAGCCGCCAGGAACTGGTAGCTTCGGCGTGGATCGTCATCGTCTCCGTGCTGGTCTTCACCGTGATCTTGGGGTTCTTTGATTTTTCATTCTCGAAAATAGTCCATTTGATATTGAAACAAGGATTGTAA
- the nusG gene encoding transcription termination/antitermination protein NusG — MAKKWYVIHTQTGAEEKVKSAIEKRAESNNMKEAIAQVLIPTEQVSEVKEGKKKITQRKFFPGYVLVEMDLNDNTWYLVKNTTGVTGFIGARTKPVALREDEVQSILKQSEDRKVKPTPKVIFERGESVRVTDGPFTNFNGVIEEVNPDKGKLKVSVTIFGRSTPVELEYWQVEKL, encoded by the coding sequence ATGGCGAAGAAGTGGTACGTTATCCATACCCAGACAGGCGCGGAAGAGAAAGTTAAGTCCGCGATAGAGAAGCGCGCCGAGTCGAATAATATGAAGGAAGCCATCGCCCAGGTCCTCATCCCGACCGAACAGGTCTCGGAAGTAAAGGAAGGCAAGAAGAAGATAACCCAGAGGAAGTTCTTTCCCGGTTATGTCCTTGTCGAGATGGACCTTAACGACAATACATGGTACCTCGTCAAGAATACCACCGGCGTCACCGGTTTCATCGGCGCCAGGACAAAGCCCGTAGCCCTCAGGGAAGACGAAGTGCAGTCCATATTGAAACAGAGCGAGGACCGCAAGGTAAAACCGACGCCGAAGGTCATATTCGAGAGGGGCGAATCGGTAAGGGTGACGGACGGCCCGTTCACGAATTTTAACGGTGTAATAGAGGAAGTAAACCCGGATAAGGGTAAGTTGAAGGTTTCAGTCACGATATTCGGACGGTCGACCCCGGTCGAATTAGAATACTGGCAGGTAGAAAAACTCTAA
- the rplK gene encoding 50S ribosomal protein L11 gives MAKKIKATIKLYCPAGQANPAPPVGPALGQHGVNIMEFCKKFNEMSRSQEGLTLPVVISVYEDKSFSFIVKSPPCSVLLKRACNLAKASGVPNKEKVGKVTKDQLIEIAKIKFKDLNTEDINEAIKIVAGTARSMGIDVEG, from the coding sequence ATGGCAAAGAAGATAAAGGCAACCATCAAATTGTATTGCCCGGCAGGCCAGGCTAATCCCGCGCCTCCGGTTGGTCCGGCGCTCGGTCAGCACGGCGTGAACATCATGGAGTTCTGCAAGAAGTTCAACGAGATGAGCAGGTCGCAGGAAGGCCTGACCCTCCCGGTAGTTATCTCGGTTTACGAAGACAAGAGTTTCAGCTTCATCGTGAAGAGCCCGCCCTGTTCGGTCCTGTTGAAGAGGGCGTGCAACCTCGCCAAGGCTTCGGGCGTCCCGAACAAAGAGAAGGTCGGCAAGGTCACGAAGGACCAGCTCATCGAGATAGCGAAGATAAAATTCAAAGACCTTAATACGGAAGATATTAACGAGGCGATAAAGATCGTAGCAGGAACCGCCCGCAGCATGGGCATCGACGTTGAAGGTTAA
- the rplA gene encoding 50S ribosomal protein L1 has translation MASKRVKAFEGLVDKNKKYSLKEAISLLRKAPKTKFDESVDLAIKLDIDPKQSEQMVRGTIVLPHGTGKTKRVAVFCKGESQHRAKEAGAEHVGAEDLIEKVSKGFLDFDVAVASPEMMRELSKLGKVLGPKGLMPNPKAGTVTEDVAKAVKEVKAGKVEFKMDKISNINISVGKASFEDNKIYENAYTLIEAVQHARPATLKGNYIRSISISTTMGPGVRLDLSNLARG, from the coding sequence ATGGCAAGCAAAAGAGTAAAGGCTTTCGAAGGTCTGGTAGACAAAAATAAGAAGTATTCACTTAAGGAAGCGATCTCCTTATTAAGGAAAGCTCCCAAGACGAAGTTCGACGAATCGGTGGATCTGGCCATAAAGCTGGATATAGATCCGAAACAGTCCGAACAGATGGTGAGGGGCACTATCGTCCTGCCGCACGGTACCGGTAAGACCAAGAGGGTCGCGGTATTCTGCAAAGGCGAATCGCAGCACAGGGCTAAGGAAGCCGGCGCTGAACATGTCGGCGCGGAAGACCTGATAGAAAAGGTGTCAAAGGGATTCCTCGATTTTGACGTCGCCGTCGCCTCGCCCGAGATGATGAGGGAACTCAGTAAACTCGGAAAAGTGCTAGGCCCGAAAGGCCTCATGCCTAACCCGAAGGCCGGCACGGTCACCGAAGATGTGGCCAAGGCCGTAAAGGAAGTCAAGGCCGGTAAGGTCGAGTTCAAGATGGACAAGATCTCCAATATAAATATATCCGTCGGGAAGGCCTCATTCGAAGATAACAAGATATATGAGAACGCTTATACCCTTATCGAGGCGGTACAGCACGCAAGGCCGGCCACGTTAAAGGGCAATTACATCAGGTCCATATCGATATCGACGACAATGGGTCCCGGAGTTAGGCTGGACCTTTCTAACCTGGCAAGGGGTTAA
- the rplJ gene encoding 50S ribosomal protein L10: protein MEMEKLSRKVKGVMVDEVAGLIKNNPYLFFVNFEKVKASKTEKLRKMLKKSSSELKVVKRSILKLALKKQKLEPLCDIAEKSSAVTFSKDDPTKASRILYDFAKAEQNMVIKGGYMDGQVLSTESVKELAMLPPREVMLARVMGGMKAPIQGLANVLRGNLQKLVRVLNEVSKKKSN, encoded by the coding sequence ATGGAAATGGAAAAACTTAGCCGCAAAGTCAAGGGAGTGATGGTAGATGAGGTCGCTGGCCTGATAAAGAATAACCCGTACCTCTTCTTCGTAAATTTTGAGAAGGTCAAGGCGTCAAAAACCGAGAAGCTGAGGAAGATGCTTAAGAAATCGTCTTCCGAGCTCAAGGTCGTAAAGAGGTCGATACTTAAGCTCGCGCTCAAGAAACAAAAGCTCGAGCCGTTATGCGATATCGCCGAGAAGTCATCGGCGGTTACGTTCTCCAAGGACGACCCGACCAAGGCCTCGAGGATATTATACGATTTCGCCAAGGCCGAACAGAACATGGTCATAAAGGGCGGGTATATGGACGGCCAGGTGCTTTCGACCGAAAGTGTCAAGGAATTAGCCATGCTGCCGCCGCGGGAAGTCATGCTGGCGAGGGTCATGGGCGGGATGAAAGCGCCTATTCAGGGCCTGGCTAATGTATTGAGGGGAAATTTGCAGAAACTGGTCAGGGTGCTGAACGAAGTCTCAAAGAAAAAGAGCAATTAA
- the rplL gene encoding 50S ribosomal protein L7/L12, producing the protein MAEVTEKVELSKKLNDIMKSVEEMSVLELSTLVKAMEEKFGVTAAVPMAAAAAAAPAAAAAVEEKSTFTVVLTDCGANKINVIKEIRSVTTLGLKEAKDLADSAPKPVKENVPKEEAEAIKKKLEAAGAKVELK; encoded by the coding sequence ATGGCAGAAGTGACGGAGAAGGTGGAACTTAGCAAGAAGTTGAATGACATAATGAAGTCGGTCGAGGAGATGAGTGTCCTTGAGCTTTCGACACTTGTTAAGGCGATGGAAGAGAAGTTCGGCGTGACTGCGGCTGTCCCGATGGCTGCAGCGGCTGCAGCGGCTCCCGCAGCAGCTGCCGCGGTAGAAGAGAAATCGACCTTTACCGTAGTTTTGACTGATTGCGGCGCCAACAAGATAAACGTCATCAAAGAGATCCGCTCGGTGACTACTCTCGGTTTGAAGGAAGCCAAGGACCTCGCTGATTCGGCCCCGAAACCGGTAAAAGAGAACGTTCCCAAGGAAGAAGCTGAAGCTATCAAGAAAAAGCTTGAAGCTGCCGGCGCAAAGGTCGAACTCAAGTAA
- the rpoB gene encoding DNA-directed RNA polymerase subunit beta produces the protein MAIKRKNYAKLPELFEMPNLLDVQVRSYYDFLQTDVPKAKRGRTGLEEVFHEFFPIESPDGAYKLEYVNYSLGKPKYDDFESLKLGMTFAVPLKLKIRLRGKKDIKEQEVYLGELPLMTRTGTFIVNGDERVIVSQLHRSPGVSFEEETHPNGKKLFSSRVIPYRGSWIEFEFDVNDCLHAVIDRRKKVLATVLLRAMGYSTDGDILDAFCGIDTKTLKEKQDLKDLIGHTVAADIVDEKSGEALNLKYKKLDKELVEELWDKHHVRSIQILKQASLEIENTLQKDHLKSRDEALIDIYRKLRPGDPATVESAQNLINRLFFDPKRYDLGRVGRYIINRKVDLNLPLDQRTITPQDLVAIIKYLIKLKNGEGQLDDIDHLGNRRIRTVGELLQNQFRIGLARLERSIRERLSIYDLENIMPHNLINSKLVSSVIRDFFGRSQLSQFMDQTNPLAEMTHKRRLSALGPGGLSRERAGFEVRDVHHSHYGRICPIETPEGPNIGLIASLCTYARINEFGFIETPYRKAEKGRVTEKTDYLSADIEDKYIIAQANAKLESSGRFAEGDVLCRHKGDFPLTPREKVDYMDVSPRQLVSIAASLIPFLEHDDANRALMGSNMQRQAVPLMVTEAPLIATGIEYRAAKDSGAVIIAEEEGVVKSVQADEITIGDKTYRLRKFMRSNANTCVNQRPIVKIGQKIKKGEVIADGPGTSEGELALGKNVLVAFMPWRGYNFEDAIIISEKLVKEDLYTSLHIEEFDSEARDTRLGNEEVTRDIPNVSEDALKNLDEHGIVRIGAEVEPGDILVGKVTPKSETELSPEEKLLRAIFGEKAGDVRDTSLTVPPGVEGTVVEVKVFSRKGGKSKTKEEAQKEINETDKIKKEYSSQINNIQKQKAQKLSKVLVGQKLAASLVDDETGETLIAKDKTIRQTDLKKLERCDLDNIKLPENKEAEEEIKRIIKILDDQIHELEYEEEREIDKIKRGDELPAGVLKKVVVMVATKRKIQVGDKMAGRHGNKGVVARIVPEEDMPFLPDGTAVEIILNPLGVPSRMNVGQILETHLGWAAKVLGFHVASPVFDGAREEEIKKELKAAGLPEDGRITLYDGLIGKAFDQKVTVGYIYMLKLIHLVDEKIHARSIGPYSLVTQQPLGGKAQFGGQRFGEMEVWALEAYGAAFTLQELLTVKSDDVVGRTRIYEAIVKGENALQPGTPESFNVLLKELQSLCLDVRTEKKK, from the coding sequence ATGGCGATAAAAAGGAAGAATTACGCGAAATTACCTGAACTTTTCGAGATGCCCAACCTTCTCGACGTGCAGGTCCGTTCGTATTATGATTTTCTCCAGACGGACGTGCCCAAGGCGAAGAGAGGGCGTACGGGGCTTGAAGAGGTATTCCATGAATTCTTCCCAATAGAGAGCCCAGACGGTGCGTATAAGCTCGAGTATGTCAACTACTCTCTCGGGAAGCCTAAGTATGACGATTTCGAATCGTTAAAGCTTGGCATGACATTCGCCGTACCCCTTAAACTTAAAATACGCCTAAGGGGAAAGAAGGACATCAAGGAGCAGGAAGTCTATTTAGGCGAACTGCCCCTTATGACCAGGACGGGGACCTTTATCGTGAACGGCGATGAAAGGGTCATCGTAAGCCAACTGCACCGTTCCCCGGGCGTCTCCTTCGAGGAAGAGACCCACCCGAACGGGAAGAAGCTCTTTTCGTCAAGGGTGATACCTTACAGGGGCTCCTGGATAGAGTTCGAGTTCGACGTAAACGATTGCCTGCACGCGGTCATCGACAGGAGGAAGAAAGTCCTCGCTACGGTGCTTTTACGCGCGATGGGCTATTCGACAGACGGCGATATACTTGACGCGTTCTGCGGCATCGATACAAAAACGCTCAAGGAGAAGCAGGACCTCAAAGACCTTATCGGCCATACGGTAGCCGCCGACATCGTGGACGAGAAGAGCGGAGAGGCGCTTAACCTGAAATACAAGAAGCTCGATAAAGAGCTCGTGGAAGAGCTTTGGGACAAGCATCACGTGAGATCGATACAGATACTAAAGCAGGCCTCCCTTGAAATAGAGAATACGCTCCAAAAAGACCATCTCAAGTCGAGGGATGAGGCGCTCATAGATATATATAGGAAGCTGCGCCCCGGCGACCCGGCTACGGTCGAATCGGCGCAGAACCTGATAAACCGGCTATTCTTCGATCCCAAGAGATACGACCTGGGCCGCGTCGGCCGTTATATCATAAACAGGAAAGTCGACCTGAACCTGCCTCTCGACCAGAGGACGATAACTCCCCAGGACCTGGTAGCGATAATCAAATATCTTATAAAGCTCAAGAACGGCGAAGGCCAGCTCGACGATATAGACCATCTCGGGAACAGGCGCATCCGCACCGTCGGAGAGCTGCTGCAGAACCAGTTCAGGATCGGTCTCGCCCGCCTCGAAAGGTCTATACGCGAGAGGCTCTCGATATACGACCTCGAGAACATAATGCCGCATAACCTGATAAATTCCAAACTGGTCTCAAGCGTGATCAGGGATTTCTTCGGACGTTCGCAGTTGTCGCAGTTCATGGACCAGACGAACCCGTTAGCCGAGATGACGCACAAGCGCCGCTTGAGCGCGCTCGGTCCAGGCGGCCTCTCGCGCGAGAGGGCCGGTTTCGAGGTCCGCGACGTCCATCATTCGCATTACGGCCGTATCTGCCCTATAGAGACGCCTGAAGGCCCGAACATCGGACTCATAGCTTCTTTATGCACTTACGCGCGCATTAACGAGTTTGGTTTCATAGAGACGCCTTACAGGAAAGCCGAAAAGGGCAGGGTCACGGAAAAGACCGATTATCTTTCTGCTGACATCGAAGATAAATATATAATCGCCCAGGCGAACGCAAAGCTCGAGTCGTCGGGCCGTTTCGCGGAAGGCGATGTGCTTTGCAGACATAAGGGCGATTTCCCGCTCACGCCCAGGGAAAAAGTCGATTACATGGACGTGAGCCCGAGACAGCTCGTTTCTATCGCTGCCAGTCTTATACCGTTCCTCGAGCATGATGACGCGAACCGCGCTCTTATGGGTTCGAACATGCAGCGCCAGGCCGTGCCTCTCATGGTCACCGAGGCCCCGCTTATCGCGACGGGAATAGAATACAGGGCCGCGAAAGACTCCGGCGCCGTGATAATAGCGGAAGAGGAAGGCGTCGTGAAATCGGTACAGGCCGATGAGATAACGATAGGCGATAAGACATACAGGCTGCGCAAGTTCATGCGTTCCAACGCGAATACCTGCGTCAACCAGAGGCCGATAGTCAAGATCGGTCAGAAGATAAAGAAGGGCGAAGTCATAGCAGACGGCCCCGGCACCTCGGAAGGCGAGCTTGCGCTGGGGAAGAACGTATTGGTCGCTTTCATGCCGTGGAGAGGTTATAATTTTGAAGACGCGATCATAATAAGCGAAAAGCTGGTCAAGGAAGACCTTTATACTTCCCTGCATATAGAAGAATTCGACAGCGAGGCACGCGATACCCGTTTGGGCAATGAAGAGGTTACGCGCGATATACCGAACGTGAGCGAAGACGCGCTCAAGAACCTCGATGAGCACGGTATCGTCAGGATCGGCGCCGAAGTCGAGCCCGGCGATATTTTGGTCGGAAAAGTCACGCCTAAGAGTGAGACCGAGCTTTCCCCCGAAGAGAAATTGCTCCGCGCCATATTCGGCGAGAAAGCCGGCGACGTCAGGGATACTTCCCTGACAGTCCCGCCCGGCGTAGAGGGTACGGTCGTCGAAGTCAAGGTCTTCAGCAGGAAGGGCGGAAAATCGAAGACCAAAGAAGAAGCGCAGAAAGAGATAAACGAGACCGATAAGATCAAGAAGGAATATAGCAGCCAGATAAACAACATACAGAAACAGAAGGCGCAGAAGCTCTCGAAGGTCCTGGTAGGCCAGAAGCTCGCCGCGAGCCTCGTCGATGACGAGACCGGCGAGACCCTCATCGCTAAAGACAAGACGATAAGGCAGACTGACCTCAAGAAACTCGAGAGATGCGACCTGGATAATATAAAGCTTCCCGAGAACAAGGAAGCCGAGGAAGAGATAAAACGCATCATAAAGATACTCGACGACCAGATACACGAACTCGAGTATGAGGAAGAGCGCGAGATAGACAAGATAAAGAGGGGCGACGAGCTCCCGGCGGGCGTATTGAAGAAGGTCGTAGTAATGGTCGCCACAAAGAGGAAGATCCAGGTCGGCGACAAGATGGCCGGTCGCCACGGGAATAAAGGTGTCGTCGCGAGGATAGTCCCGGAAGAGGATATGCCTTTCCTCCCGGACGGCACGGCCGTCGAGATAATATTGAACCCGTTGGGCGTTCCTTCCCGTATGAACGTCGGGCAGATACTGGAGACGCACCTTGGCTGGGCCGCGAAAGTGCTGGGTTTTCATGTCGCTTCGCCGGTCTTCGACGGCGCCAGGGAGGAAGAGATAAAGAAGGAATTGAAAGCCGCCGGCTTGCCCGAGGACGGCCGCATAACCCTCTATGACGGTTTAATAGGCAAGGCTTTCGACCAGAAAGTAACGGTCGGCTACATATATATGCTGAAACTTATCCACCTTGTGGATGAGAAGATACACGCCCGCTCGATCGGCCCGTATTCCCTCGTTACCCAGCAGCCGCTCGGCGGCAAGGCGCAGTTCGGCGGACAGAGGTTCGGCGAGATGGAAGTCTGGGCGCTCGAGGCCTACGGCGCAGCTTTCACTTTGCAGGAATTATTGACGGTCAAATCTGACGATGTCGTGGGACGCACGAGGATATACGAGGCGATAGTGAAGGGCGAGAACGCGCTTCAGCCCGGCACCCCCGAATCGTTTAATGTCTTGTTAAAAGAACTCCAGAGCCTGTGTCTTGACGTAAGGACGGAGAAGAAAAAATAA
- the rpsL gene encoding 30S ribosomal protein S12 → MPTISQLIRYGREQKKKRTKSPALKKCPQKRGVCLQVKTMTPKKPNSALRKIARIRLTNSVEVTGYIPGEGHNLQEHSIVLVRGGRVKDLPGVRYHIVRGTLDAAGVNQRKKSRSKYGAKMPK, encoded by the coding sequence ATGCCAACGATATCGCAATTGATAAGGTACGGCAGGGAACAGAAAAAAAAGAGGACAAAATCCCCGGCGTTGAAGAAATGCCCGCAGAAACGCGGCGTATGCCTTCAGGTCAAGACGATGACGCCGAAGAAACCTAACTCGGCGTTAAGGAAGATCGCCAGGATAAGGCTGACTAACAGCGTAGAGGTCACGGGATATATCCCGGGTGAGGGCCATAACCTTCAGGAGCATTCTATCGTATTAGTCAGGGGCGGAAGAGTTAAAGATTTGCCCGGAGTCAGATATCACATCGTCCGCGGGACATTGGATGCCGCGGGAGTAAACCAGAGGAAGAAGTCGCGCTCGAAATACGGCGCGAAGATGCCCAAGTAA
- the rpsG gene encoding 30S ribosomal protein S7 has protein sequence MRRRKAEGREILPDPKFKSKIVSKFMNMIMECGKKSTAEQIVYGAFEQAAKKVGKEPLETFQKAIDNARPLVELKSRRVGGATYQVPIEVRQDRGISLAMRWIRDFARSRKGKPMVDKLAAEIIDAYNSTGSAVKKREDIHKMAEANKAFSHFRW, from the coding sequence ATGAGAAGACGTAAAGCCGAAGGAAGAGAGATTTTACCGGACCCGAAATTCAAGTCGAAGATCGTCTCCAAGTTCATGAATATGATCATGGAGTGCGGGAAGAAATCGACCGCCGAACAGATCGTATACGGCGCATTTGAACAGGCGGCAAAGAAAGTCGGCAAAGAGCCGCTCGAGACTTTCCAGAAGGCGATCGATAACGCCAGGCCCCTGGTAGAGCTCAAATCCAGGAGAGTCGGCGGCGCGACATACCAGGTCCCGATCGAAGTGCGCCAGGACAGGGGAATCTCGCTCGCGATGAGGTGGATCAGGGATTTCGCAAGGAGCCGCAAAGGCAAGCCGATGGTCGATAAGCTGGCTGCCGAGATAATTGATGCTTATAACAGCACGGGATCCGCGGTAAAGAAACGCGAGGATATCCATAAGATGGCAGAGGCGAACAAGGCCTTCAGCCACTTCAGATGGTAA
- the fusA gene encoding elongation factor G, with protein sequence MAREYSLENTRNIGIIAHIDAGKTTTSERVLFYTGRVHKIGSVDEGTATMDWMAQEQERGITITSASTTCFWKDVRINLIDTPGHVDFTVEVERSLKVLDGAVVVFCAVGGVEPQSETVWRQADRYKVPRIAYINKMDRTGADFFGTVKQMIERLGAVPVPIQIPYGSEENFKGIVDLIEMKALKYDDVKGVEFETQDVPADLLSMAKEYRAHMIEKIAEVDDHLMEKFVHGQEPTIEEIKKALRKAVIKSVVVPVVCGSSFRNKGVQPVLDAVCDYLPSPLDVPSMKGLNPESGQHEERTASDDQPFCALAFKIMSDPYVGKLTYFRVYSGVLEAGSYIYNSNKDVKERVGKIVRMHANKQEIVEQVYSGEIAAAVGLKDTKTGDTICDEEHPITLESMHFPEPVVSLAIEPATKADQDKLGMVLNKFMEEDPSFRVNYNQETGQTIISGMGELHLEIIVDRMMREFKLEANVGKPQVAYKETVTKPSHSVGKFIHQSGGRGQYGHVVLDMEPGEPNSGITFINKIVGGSIPKEYIPAAKAGVLMAAKSGALAGYPVIDVKVTLVDGSYHEVDSSEMAFKTAGSMGFVDGLKRGGPVLLEPIMEIEVTIPDEFMGSVIGDLNSRRAKIDSINQRANAKVLAGTVPLAEMFGYASALRSLTQGRGTYTMEPSCYTEVPRQIAEKVIASATKG encoded by the coding sequence ATGGCTAGAGAATACTCTTTAGAGAATACAAGGAACATAGGCATCATAGCTCATATAGATGCCGGAAAAACGACCACGTCCGAAAGGGTGCTCTTCTATACGGGCCGTGTCCATAAGATCGGCAGCGTCGACGAAGGCACCGCTACGATGGACTGGATGGCCCAGGAGCAGGAACGCGGGATCACCATTACCTCGGCCAGCACGACGTGCTTCTGGAAAGATGTGCGAATAAACCTTATTGATACGCCGGGACATGTGGACTTCACGGTAGAAGTCGAGCGTTCGCTCAAGGTGTTGGACGGGGCTGTCGTCGTATTCTGCGCGGTCGGCGGTGTCGAGCCCCAGTCCGAGACGGTCTGGCGCCAGGCAGACAGGTACAAGGTCCCGAGGATCGCTTATATAAACAAGATGGACAGGACAGGAGCTGATTTCTTCGGGACGGTAAAACAGATGATAGAGAGATTGGGCGCTGTGCCTGTTCCGATACAGATACCTTACGGCAGTGAAGAGAATTTCAAGGGCATAGTCGACCTTATCGAGATGAAAGCCCTTAAGTATGATGACGTAAAAGGCGTGGAATTCGAGACACAGGATGTGCCGGCCGACCTCCTCTCGATGGCGAAGGAATACCGCGCGCATATGATAGAGAAGATAGCCGAAGTCGACGACCACCTCATGGAAAAATTCGTCCACGGTCAGGAGCCGACCATCGAAGAGATAAAGAAGGCGTTAAGGAAGGCCGTTATCAAGAGCGTCGTGGTCCCGGTCGTCTGCGGCAGTTCGTTCAGGAACAAAGGGGTCCAGCCGGTTTTGGACGCGGTATGCGATTACCTCCCGAGCCCGCTCGACGTGCCCTCCATGAAGGGATTAAATCCCGAGTCGGGACAGCACGAGGAGAGGACGGCATCGGATGACCAGCCGTTCTGCGCGCTGGCTTTTAAGATAATGTCAGACCCGTACGTCGGAAAGCTTACTTATTTCAGGGTATATTCCGGCGTGCTTGAGGCTGGTTCATATATCTATAATTCGAACAAGGACGTCAAGGAGCGCGTCGGCAAGATAGTGCGTATGCATGCCAACAAGCAGGAGATAGTCGAGCAGGTCTATTCCGGTGAGATCGCCGCGGCGGTCGGGTTAAAGGACACAAAGACCGGCGACACGATCTGCGATGAGGAACATCCGATAACTCTCGAGTCGATGCATTTCCCCGAGCCTGTCGTTTCGCTCGCTATCGAGCCGGCGACCAAGGCCGACCAGGACAAACTCGGTATGGTCTTGAATAAATTCATGGAAGAGGACCCCTCTTTCAGGGTCAATTATAACCAGGAGACCGGACAGACCATAATATCCGGTATGGGAGAACTCCACCTTGAGATCATCGTCGATAGGATGATGAGGGAATTCAAGCTCGAGGCGAATGTCGGTAAACCGCAGGTCGCGTATAAGGAGACCGTGACGAAACCTTCGCACAGCGTCGGGAAGTTCATACACCAGTCCGGCGGCCGCGGCCAGTACGGCCATGTGGTTTTGGATATGGAGCCGGGCGAGCCGAATTCGGGCATTACTTTTATAAACAAGATCGTCGGCGGATCTATCCCGAAGGAATATATACCCGCGGCAAAAGCCGGCGTATTGATGGCGGCCAAGAGCGGCGCTCTCGCGGGATATCCGGTAATAGATGTCAAGGTCACATTAGTCGACGGCTCGTATCATGAGGTCGACTCATCGGAAATGGCGTTCAAGACCGCCGGCTCCATGGGCTTTGTGGACGGCCTGAAACGCGGGGGACCGGTATTACTCGAGCCTATCATGGAGATAGAGGTCACTATACCCGATGAATTCATGGGCTCGGTCATAGGAGACCTTAATTCACGCCGCGCAAAGATAGATTCCATCAACCAAAGGGCTAACGCGAAGGTCCTCGCAGGGACCGTCCCGCTGGCCGAGATGTTCGGATACGCATCGGCCCTAAGGTCCTTGACACAGGGCCGTGGAACATATACAATGGAACCTTCGTGCTATACGGAAGTTCCGAGACAAATAGCGGAAAAAGTTATAGCTTCCGCGACGAAAGGCTAA